A section of the Anabaena cylindrica PCC 7122 genome encodes:
- a CDS encoding class I fructose-bisphosphate aldolase → MTTTLLEANSIESLLGKEAEDLLTYKAKVSSDLLHLPGADFIDRVWLNSDRTPRVLKNLQQIYSTGRLANTGYLSILPVDQGIEHSAGASFAPNPIYFDPENIIKLAIEAGCNAVATTVGVLGNVARKYAHKIPFIAKINHNELLTYPNQFNQIMFADVWQAWNLGATAVGATIYFGSEKSSRQIQEVSHAFKNAHELGMATVLWCYLRNNNFKQDQDYHLAADLTGQANHLGVSLEADIIKQKLPECNNGYGAIAKATGNSYGKTDERVYTELTTDNPIDLTRYQVLNCYAGRVGLINSGGASGKNDFAEAVRTAVINKRAGGTGLISGRKSFQRPFAEGVKLFHAIQDVYLSPDVTIA, encoded by the coding sequence ATGACGACAACTCTCTTAGAAGCTAATTCCATTGAGTCATTGCTGGGGAAGGAAGCTGAAGATCTACTGACATATAAAGCCAAGGTTTCTTCAGATTTGCTACATTTGCCTGGTGCGGATTTTATAGATAGAGTTTGGCTAAATAGCGATCGCACTCCGCGTGTCTTGAAAAACCTACAACAAATCTATTCTACAGGAAGATTGGCCAATACAGGCTATCTCTCCATTCTCCCTGTAGACCAAGGAATTGAACACTCAGCCGGGGCTTCATTTGCACCTAATCCTATTTATTTTGACCCGGAAAACATTATCAAGTTAGCAATCGAAGCAGGTTGTAATGCTGTCGCTACTACAGTGGGGGTATTAGGCAATGTTGCCCGTAAATATGCTCACAAAATCCCTTTTATTGCGAAAATAAATCACAATGAATTGTTGACTTATCCCAATCAATTTAACCAAATTATGTTTGCTGATGTTTGGCAAGCTTGGAATTTGGGGGCAACAGCAGTGGGGGCAACAATTTATTTTGGTTCAGAAAAATCTAGTCGCCAAATTCAGGAAGTCAGTCATGCATTTAAAAATGCCCATGAATTGGGTATGGCAACAGTACTTTGGTGTTATTTGAGAAATAACAATTTTAAACAAGATCAAGATTATCATTTAGCTGCTGATTTAACTGGACAAGCTAATCATTTAGGTGTAAGTCTTGAAGCTGATATCATTAAACAAAAATTACCAGAATGCAATAATGGTTATGGGGCAATTGCTAAAGCGACTGGTAACAGTTATGGTAAAACTGATGAGCGAGTTTACACAGAATTAACAACAGACAACCCTATAGATTTAACTCGTTATCAAGTATTAAATTGCTACGCTGGACGAGTAGGATTAATTAATTCTGGTGGTGCTTCTGGTAAAAATGATTTTGCGGAAGCTGTACGAACTGCTGTAATTAATAAACGTGCTGGAGGTACAGGTTTAATTTCTGGAAGGAAGAGTTTTCAGCGTCCATTTGCAGAAGGTGTAAAGCTATTTCACGCTATTCAAGATGTTTATTTGTCCCCTGATGTAACTATAGCTTAA
- a CDS encoding serine/threonine protein kinase: MEFDVNHDADFSKVGYQVIRELGRNPEGGRITYLANSLKSQQKVVIKEFCFAKMTANWSGVKAYEQEIELLQQLNHPRIPHYIDSFAKPGFFYLVQEYKNAPSLGLKRCFHPEEIKQIALSILEILVYLQQQCPGIIHRDIKPENILVDQQLNVYLVDFGLARVQDGKTELSTLVAGSPGFMPPEEQLGYVLTQASDLYSLGATLICLLTNTSAADIGKLIDDKYRIDFQKLVPHISLHFGLWLKKMVEPNSKRRYPNAADALEALKPIQVLASGKKLDNLVAAIHQRKNIIILGLAAMGILAILGTNLMVSQPGGAANSMKIENFPKSN; the protein is encoded by the coding sequence ATGGAGTTTGATGTCAATCACGATGCCGATTTTTCTAAAGTTGGGTATCAAGTAATTCGAGAATTAGGACGTAACCCAGAAGGAGGACGCATTACTTATTTAGCCAATAGTCTGAAATCTCAACAAAAAGTAGTTATTAAAGAATTTTGTTTTGCGAAGATGACTGCTAATTGGTCTGGGGTGAAAGCTTATGAACAAGAGATTGAACTTTTGCAACAATTGAATCATCCCCGCATCCCTCATTATATAGATTCTTTTGCCAAACCAGGATTTTTTTACTTAGTACAAGAATATAAAAATGCTCCATCATTAGGATTAAAACGCTGCTTTCACCCTGAAGAAATCAAGCAAATCGCTTTGTCTATTTTAGAAATTTTAGTTTATTTACAACAGCAATGTCCTGGTATAATCCATCGAGATATCAAACCAGAAAATATTTTAGTAGATCAGCAATTAAATGTTTATCTAGTTGATTTTGGTTTAGCACGTGTACAAGATGGAAAAACAGAGTTAAGTACTTTGGTTGCAGGTAGTCCTGGCTTTATGCCACCAGAAGAACAACTTGGTTATGTGTTGACCCAAGCCTCAGATTTATATAGTTTAGGTGCAACATTAATTTGCTTACTCACTAATACTAGTGCTGCGGATATCGGAAAATTAATTGATGATAAATATCGCATTGATTTTCAGAAATTAGTTCCCCATATTAGCCTGCATTTTGGATTATGGTTAAAGAAAATGGTAGAACCTAATTCCAAGCGTCGTTATCCTAATGCTGCGGATGCTTTAGAAGCACTCAAACCAATTCAGGTGCTGGCTTCTGGCAAAAAGTTAGATAATTTAGTAGCCGCAATACATCAGAGAAAAAATATAATTATATTAGGGTTAGCCGCTATGGGCATTTTAGCTATACTGGGAACAAATTTAATGGTTTCTCAACCTGGTGGTGCTGCTAATTCGATGAAAATAGAAAATTTTCCTAAGAGTAATTAA
- a CDS encoding alpha/beta fold hydrolase, whose translation MTISIQQSPTLEKQLWTWRDYKIQYTVMGSGQPLVLIHGFGASIGHWRKNIPVLADAGYRVFAVDLLGFGGSDKAAIEYSMEVWVELLKDFWTAHIQEPAVFIGNSIGALLSLIVLAEYPEIASGGVLINSAGGLSHRPHELNPVLRIVMGTFNKLVANQMTGKFVFNRIRQKSQIRRTLYQVYSDRNAVTDELVDLLYTPSCDPGAQQVFASILTAPPGPTPDELLLKVKLPLLVIWGADDPWTPITGAKIYEEARENGQDIKIVPIPGAGHCPHDEIPDVVNAQIVDWLAQKA comes from the coding sequence ATGACGATATCAATCCAGCAGTCACCAACATTAGAAAAACAGCTTTGGACTTGGCGAGATTACAAAATTCAATATACTGTGATGGGTAGCGGTCAGCCTTTGGTACTAATTCACGGTTTTGGCGCTTCTATTGGTCACTGGCGTAAAAATATCCCTGTTTTAGCTGATGCTGGTTATCGGGTGTTTGCTGTGGATTTGTTGGGGTTTGGTGGTTCTGATAAAGCAGCTATTGAATATAGCATGGAAGTGTGGGTAGAACTATTAAAAGATTTCTGGACTGCACATATCCAAGAACCTGCCGTATTTATTGGCAATTCCATTGGCGCACTTTTGAGTTTAATCGTTCTGGCAGAATATCCTGAAATTGCCTCTGGGGGTGTGTTAATCAACTCTGCCGGTGGATTGAGTCACCGTCCCCATGAATTGAACCCAGTTCTCAGAATCGTCATGGGAACTTTTAATAAGTTAGTCGCTAACCAAATGACTGGTAAATTCGTCTTTAACCGCATTCGCCAAAAATCGCAAATTCGCCGGACATTGTATCAAGTATATAGCGATCGCAATGCAGTCACCGATGAACTAGTCGATTTACTTTATACACCATCCTGTGATCCAGGCGCACAACAAGTTTTCGCTTCCATCCTCACAGCACCACCTGGGCCTACACCCGATGAATTATTGCTTAAGGTAAAATTGCCTTTACTAGTGATTTGGGGTGCTGATGATCCTTGGACACCCATCACTGGCGCTAAGATTTACGAAGAAGCGCGAGAAAATGGCCAAGATATTAAAATTGTACCTATTCCTGGTGCAGGTCATTGTCCCCATGATGAAATTCCAGATGTTGTCAATGCTCAAATTGTCGATTGGTTAGCGCAAAAGGCATAA